The Desmodus rotundus isolate HL8 chromosome 2, HLdesRot8A.1, whole genome shotgun sequence region TGCCAGATAGCCCTAACGTGCCTCAGCGGGAATGGCAGGCAAAGTGTGCTGCATCCCTGTGCAGATCTACTGGACAGTAAGTGTGATCAGGCTATTTGCACATGGGATGATGGGAGAGATCAGAGACAAATGCCCAGCGATAAAAGCTGCTCCAGGAGCCTATACGCTGCTTAACTACAAGACTACATAACATGCTTGGGAAAGCAACaccacagagagcagagagccGAGGCAGTGGGAAGACGTGTGCCTGAAGAGGCAGCACAAGGGACACCTCCGTGTGGATGGAAGAGTCCTGAGTCGGGATGGAGGCAGCGGTCACATGTGTGTGCACCGTGGTGACAGGACGTGAGACTACAGCTGCACGTGTTGCATGTCACCACACTCAACCGGGACTGTGCTTGTGGAAGATGCCCCACAGGGGTGCGGGAGGACGGGTGAGTGGGACTTCTCTGCACTACTGTTATGTTTCCCTGTGAATGTACCATTATCTCAAAATGAaagcttgcattttaaaaaacggTAATTTTTCCTGTGTTTAACGTTATTGAAGTGACATCATTGAATATGTATTGGGAAGTCAAGTAAAACCTCAGCTTTGGTCACAGAAGGAGACAATGCAGTATGCCTGTTTTGTGTGAATGTCTCAGAAACTTGTAATTCAGCCCTCGGCAGCCTGTCAGCACCCAGCTCTTGGCTGCTGCCCTGTGGCCAGTTTCACACTGGAAATTGTCACTGTTAGTGGGGAGCACAAACTTCTGATGAGCTTCCCATCAGGGCTCTGGGACCCTCAGGAATAATTTAGCACTTAGTTCAACCCAGAGGCCATGTGTTGGCTCAGGAGGACATTGCACAGGTGTACTTGATGATCCTAATAACTTAACAGGGGACACATTGCACCTGGGACAGCAGCTCAGGTGCCTGTGGACATGTCAGGCTGAGTCCCTGTACACAGGCAATTTCCAGCTTGGATAACAAAGTGGCTGGTGCCCAGAGGGAGATGAAGTCACTCAGCCCCTCCTCATAACCCCGATTCCTGCCATTGCTGTTCAGCACAGCTGAGAGCCACCCACCTGCACGGGGCCTGTGGAGACCAGCTGTGGTAAGGATGCTGCTGTGACTGGCGGCCCTGGGTAGCAAGGAGGTAGTAAGTGTTTTCCAGAATTTCTGCTCCCTGTTTTATTCTCGTCTTTCCAAATGTGAACTCAGTCTTATAGCCGTGTTCCCCTCTGTTTcagctttcttctttgtgttcagTTCTTATGTACAACCAGGCTTTTTATATAAATACCAGCTTTAAGAATTTCTTGTtcgttgtttcttttcttttttactgattaatttcccattttttaaagttttctccttttttaaatatcttctttgtcttcatggttattctcatttttcttccttacatGGATTTCAAAGAGTCTCCCAACATAGACTGAGacattttttgttagtttattatgTCCCTCACACATACTGGACTAGAGACTGAGATGCAGTAGGAGTTTGTTCCCTGGTCTGCCCTGGGCGCTCTCTCTGACCAGCCCTCTGTGGCCCTTCACCACCTAAGGGCTCGTCCCAACGCTCAGCTGTGTCCAGTCCTTGCTTCTCTTTCTGGGCTGCACATTCTGTTCGGTGTTTATTCACCTGTTTTCAGGGCCTAATTTAAATACTTGACAGTGTTTTACTTCTTTAAGTACACGTACCCCTTTTCCTTACCAATAATTATATGTCGTTTTCttcattgttctatttttctgcttctgtgaCATGTATCTGTACTTTTATCCTGCTAGTTACGGTCTCTCAGGCTTTTGCTACTGTATCATATATTCAGAAGAAtaattgttctttttccttcctcatttactttttttatgcTTCTGTGTAGTatctttttgccctggctggtgtggttcagtggattgagcactggcctgcaaaccaaagggtcaccagtttgattcccagtaagagcacatgcctgggtttcaggccaggtccccaagaagtggagcatgagaggcaaccacacattgatgttctctccctctcttttccctcccttcccttctacaaaataagaaaataagatattaaaaaaaagtctactgTATCTCAGGCTAAATTCTCTTGCATCCCCTATTCCATTCTGCACACCTGAAGTTGAAGTTATGTTTCTGGCAAATAACTTTCTTCTCCATAGCGCTTGATATTACatttcctttacatttatttatcccTGCAACCTGACAAACTATTTCTCAGTCTTAATTGCTATCAGTGTTTACGTTCATAGTCAATTATTTGTCTCTAGGACATGGGGTCTTGGCCTGGAAGATCTAAGAGAGACGGACGCACCATGATTTCCGGTGAAGCCCTGTTTGGGGTCTTCCTCACCATTCAAACTGGTGTTGGTTTCCTGGGGAACTCCTTGCTCTTTGCTTTATACATGTACGCCCTCACTGTCCCCCGTAAGAAGAAGCCCGCTGATGGGATCCTTGCCCACTTAACTTTGGCTAACGCCCTGACCCTCGTGTTCAGAGGGCTTCCAAATATAATTAGTGCCTTTGGGATGAGGCCTGAGATAGGCGACGCCGGTTGTAAAACAGTGCTCTACATTCAGAGAGTTACGCGGAGTATTTCTCTGTACACCACCTCCCTCCATAGCACGTTCCAGGCGGTGACCATTGCTGCCAGTGGCTGTAAATGCGTCTGGCTCAAGAACAAAATCTCTTTGCTCCTTCAACCCTCCATATTTCTCTGCTGGATCATCAGCATGGTCGTCTATTCTGTGATTATCTTAAAAACTGTGGCCAACAGGAATACCACTGATGTGACATCTGGGTACTACAGTCCTTTTTGTAAGGTGAGTAGCTATGATCACCGGGTAGCAGTGACATTTCTCAGTACAGAGTGCATTCAagatttcctctttctctccctgatgGTCTGCAATAGCATCTACATGGTGAGTGTCCTTTCCAGTCACCACAAGACAGCCCAACACATCCGCAGCAGCGTCTGCTCTTCACGAATCTCTCCTGAACACAGAGCTATGCACCTCATTCTCCTGCTGGTTTgcacttttatcttcttttacttgACCAACAGCTTTCTTACTGCTTATTCACAATTTGGAAATAAGAGGACTTGGCAACTGGAGAACattaataactttatttcttcatgttacCCAACCATCTGTCCTTTCGTActgattaaaaatgagaatagagtTTCCAGAATGAATGTCATCAAAATAAGGAGactttttttcattaaagtaaattaaatgacCCAATGAACACTCCTCAGCATTGGTCTCCACGATAAGATTCATTGATACACATCCAGAGGCACATGCTTCTCATGGCTTGAGGGATATATTTAATCCCCATTGTGCTAACAGGGAGTAAAATCAATGCGGTGTcaatttatgaaacattttagaCATTAAATGTAATGTTTAGAGTAGAACACTATTATATGTGGTTTAACCTTTAAAACGATAACATATGTAATGTATGGTGTTTTGTAATATTGGAAACATGTTgcaatttaaaattgtaaaaaattatttctctttgatttgatttttaagtgtattttactgattatactattacagttgtcccattttttcctcttctttattccCCTGTGCACTGCACACCCCGTCCCACCAGCattgccccccttagttcatgcccatgcgtcgtacatgtaagttctttggcttctccacctcctatactactcttaccctccccctgtctattttgcacctaccatttatgcttcttattccctccacctcttcctccattctccccacctccctccccgctgataaccctccatgtgatctccatttcttccaTTGTGTTCCTGGTTGtagttgtttatttagtttttggttttgtttattttatgttcaggtgttgacagttgtgagtttgttgtcattttactgttcacagtttgagctttttcttagataagtccctttaacatttcatgtaataagggcttggtgatgatgaactcctttaatttgaccttatctaggaagcactttatctgcccttccattctaagtgatagctttgctggatagagtcgtCTTGggtgtagatccttgcctttcatgacttggaatacttccttccagcctcttcttgcctgcaaggtttcttttgagaaatccgctgatcgtcttatgggaactgctttgtaggtaactgtctccttttctcttgctgcttctaagatcctctcctctttaatcttgggtaaggtaattttgatgtgccttggtgtgtgcttccttgggtcccacttctttgggactctctgagcttcctggacttcctggaagtctgtttcctttgccagattggggaagttctccttcattatttgttcaaataagttttcaaattcttgctcttcctcttctcttctggcaTCTGTATGATtggaatgttggaatgtttaaagttgttctggaggttcctcagcctctcctcagtgttttgaactcttgtttcttcattctgttctggttgaatgtttatttcttgcttctgcTCCAAATCCTTGATTGGAGTTCTGgtgtccttcccttcactgttgtttccctgtatatgctcctttctttccctttctctagccttcatttcctccttcatcttgtgactgaactcaatcatgtctgtgagcatcctgattaccagtgttttgaactctgcctctgacaggttggctttctcttcctcacttagttctattttggggaCTTTGATCTgtttccatttgggccatattgttttgtctcagtgggcctgttaggtagtaagggatggagctttaggtgtttgccaggggtGAGGGGTTGAAAAGgtacaatgcctcttgctcagctcggtgccggctttcagtcacctcccccgctacccacaagaaaattgggcccttctggtgttgattcctgcGTAGGTGGTGggtgtgtgtacattctagggccctatgggtctctccaagggaccctcctgtgaggctgggaagttctcccaccaccacaacccccacagctTTTAACAGCCAGAGGTGTTTGAAGCTTTATCcccctgtactggaaccctgggttgcctggTTTGTCCTgctcctgtttttcttcctggcatATCCACAGGCAAATGTGGGAAATCCAGTCCTCCACCCACCACCTGCCCACCCCAGTCCACTGTGGccttgcagtgagtcctctcagctctggctgcccagtgccccccacc contains the following coding sequences:
- the LOC128779166 gene encoding vomeronasal type-1 receptor 1-like; protein product: MGSWPGRSKRDGRTMISGEALFGVFLTIQTGVGFLGNSLLFALYMYALTVPRKKKPADGILAHLTLANALTLVFRGLPNIISAFGMRPEIGDAGCKTVLYIQRVTRSISLYTTSLHSTFQAVTIAASGCKCVWLKNKISLLLQPSIFLCWIISMVVYSVIILKTVANRNTTDVTSGYYSPFCKVSSYDHRVAVTFLSTECIQDFLFLSLMVCNSIYMVSVLSSHHKTAQHIRSSVCSSRISPEHRAMHLILLLVCTFIFFYLTNSFLTAYSQFGNKRTWQLENINNFISSCYPTICPFVLIKNENRVSRMNVIKIRRLFFIKVN